CCTACGCCACCGCCTGGGCCGCGCGGGCCGAGCCCATCCCCTGCGTGCTCACCGCGATGGCCGACGAGTTCGGCGGACCGATCCCGGTCGGGCCGTTCGCGCTGATCGGGGACGACTCGATCGGCCAGGGCATCGTCGCGACGCTGCAGGGCCACCGCTCGCCCGCCGTCCTCATGCAGAACCACGGCGTGTTCACCATCGGCGGGAGCGCCAAGGCCGCGGTCAAGGCCGCCGTCATGACCGAGGACGTCGCCCGGACCGTGCACTTCTCCAAGCAGCTGGGCGAGCCCCTCCCGATCAGTGACGCCGACGTCACGGCGCTGTGGCAGCGCTACCAGAACGCCTACGGGCAGAAGTGAGCGAGATGACGACCCCCCAGATCTGGTTCCTCACCGGCAGCCAGGACCTCTACGGCCCCGAGACGCTCCAGCAGGTCGCCGAGCAGTCCCAGCGCGTCGCCGCCACCCTCGACGGGGCCGCCGCGGTGCCCGTCGAGGTCGTGTGGAAGCCGGTCCTCAAGGACTCCTCGGCCATCCGGGCCGCCATGGGCGCGGCCAACGAGGACGCCGCCTGCATCGGCGTCGTCACCTGGATGCACACCTTCTCCCCGGCCAAGATGTGGATCGCCGGGCTGGACGCGCTGCGCAAGCCGCTGCTGCACCTGCACACCCAGGCCGACGCCGCCCTGCCGTGGGCGACCATCGACATGGACTTCATGAACCTGAACCAGGCCGCCCACGGCGACCGCGAGTTCGGCTTCGCCCTGACCCGGCTCAAGGTCCCGCGCACCACGGTCTCCGGGCACGCCTCGAACCCGGCCGTGCAGGCCCGGGTCGGCGGCTGGGCCCGTGCGGCGCTCGGCGTGGCCGAGGCCCGCACCCTGAAGCTGGCCCGGTTCGGCGACAACATGCGCAACGTCGCGGTGACCGAGGGCGACAAGGTCGAGGCCGAGCTGCGGGTGGGCGTCTCGGTGAACACCTACGGCGTCAACGACCTGGTCGACGTCGTGGCCCAGGTGACCGACGCGCAGATCGACGCGCTGGTCGCCGAGTACCTGGACTCCTACGTCGTGGCCGAGGACCTCCGCCCCGGCGGCGACCGGCACGACAGCGTGCGGGAGGCCGCGCGGATCGAGGCCGGCCTGCGCGCCTTCCTCGTCGACGGTGGCTTCCGGGCCTTCACGTCCAACTTCGAGGACCTCGGCGCCCTGCGCCAGCTCCCCGGCCTGGCCGTGCAGCGGCTGATGGCCGACGGGTACGGCTTCGGCGGCGAGGGGGACTGGAAGACCTCGGCGCTGCTGCGCATCCTGAAGGTCGTCGGCGGCGACCGGCCCGGCGGGACGTCCTTCATGGAGGACTACACCTACGACCTGTCCGCGGAGACCCCGAAGATCCTGGGCGCGCACATGCTCGAGGTCTGCCCCTCCATCGCGGGGGAGAAGCCGAAGCTCGAGGTGCACCCGCTGAGCATCGGTGGCCGCGAGGACCCGGCCCGCCTGGTCTTCACCGCGGCGTCCGCGCCCGGTGTGGTGGTCGGCTGGGCGGACCTGGGCGACCGGTTCCGCTGGGTGGCCAACGAGATCGACGTCGTCCAGCCCACCGAGGCGCTGCCGAAGCTCCCCGTCGCGCACGCCGTGTGGGAGCCCAAGCCGGACTTCGCGACCTCCACCGAGGGCTGGCTGACCGCCGGGGCACCGCACCACACGGTGCTCTCCACGCAGGTCACCACCGACGAGCTCACCGTGCTCGCCGAGGCGTTCAGCACCGAGCTGGTGGTCATCGACGAGGCCACCACCCGGCGTGGCCTGGCCCAGGAGCTCCGCTGGAGCGCCGCGTACCACCGGCTCGCGAACGGCGTGTAGCCCACAGTCGCCACGGGGCGGGCCGGATCACCGGCCCGCCCCGTGTGCTCCCACCGGCTCAGCGGCCGGTGTGCTCCATCCAGATGCGACGCCGCTCGACCTTGGTGCGCACCCGGCTCATCGCCTCGACCCGGCGGGTCTGCTCGGGGGTGGCCCGACGCTCGGCGACGGCGACCTCGGCCTCGCGGATCTCCCGCTCGGCCCGGCGCTCGGCCGGGGTCGATGGCGGCAGCTCCGGCTCCTCGTCGGCGTCGGTCTCCCGGTTGCCCGCGGTCTGCAGGTGGTACGGGTTGTCCGCCGGCAGGTTCCCGCTGACCCGGCCGTACAGGCCCAGGGTCAGCAGCACGATGCCGGTGACGATCGAGAAGATGACGTTGGCCATCGAGAAGGCCAGCACGTTCAGCGACGTGTTCAGCACGAACAGGTGCCAGAACGCCGACAGCAGGAACGCGACCCCGAAGCCGATCATCACCACGCCGGACTGCCGGCCGCCGCGCAGCGCGGAGGCGACCAGGACCGCGGCGGTGAGCAGCGAGATCGTGGAGAGCAGGCCGTTGCTGGACAGGCCCACGACGGTGTCGCCATCGGTGGAGAAGTACTCGAGGCCACCGAGCAGGCCCAGCAGGCCGAAGACGGCGAGCACCGCGGCGACCACGAGGGCGCCGATCCGGTGCACCACCTTGACCTTGCGCGCGGTCGGGGTGTCGAGGTCGTCCTCGGTGCCCCACACGGTGGCACCGCTCTGATCGGGGCGCTGCGGGTCGACCGCGGGGCGCTGGGGGGCGTTCGTGGAGTCCATGACGGGTGCCTCTCTCGGTGCGCTCTGGTCTGAACGACCTGCGCCAGCTACCCGCCCCCGCGCACCTGTAACCGTCGCTTACGCCGGTGGGGGGAGGCTGTGTGGCACCCCGGTGTCGGCCAGGAGCTCGGCGACGGCGGCCTCGGCCTCCTCCCGGGCCCGGCCCGGGCCCTCGACCAGCGCGGAGAGCACCGTGCCGTCGAACACCGCGACCAGCCGGGCCGGCGGCGGGCCGCCCCGACCGCTGCGGTCGAGCACCTCCTGGACCAGGGCGTCGAGCCGCCGTCGGGTCGCCGCGAGCACCGGGCGCACCGCCGGGTGGCGCCCGGTGGCCAGGAAGCGCTCGTAGTACGCCAGCAGGTCGGCGTCGGTGCGGCGACCGGGCCCGACCACCACGTCGGCGACGAGGCCCGCGGTCGCCGCCGTGGGCCGGCGGCGGCGGGGGAGGGCCTCGACCAGGGCGGCGACCTCGTCCAGCTCTCGCGTCCCGAGGGTCTCCAGTGCGGCCGCCAGCAGGTCGGCCAGGTCGCGGAAGTAGTAGGTGGTGGCGGCCAGGGGCACCCCGGCGGCCGCGGCCGCGGTGCGGTGCGAGACCGCGTCCGGGCCGCCGGCTGCCACCAGGTCGGCCGCGGCGCGGACGATCGCGGTCCGGCGCAGCTCGCCCTTGGGGGTGGCGCCCACGGCTCAGTGCGCCGAGGAGGGGGCCAGGTTCAGCCCGATGACCCCGGAGACGATGAGCACGATCGACAGGATCCGCAGGGTGCCCACCGGGTCACCGAGCAGCGCCATGCCCACGATCGCCGTCCCGGCCGCCCCGATGCCGGTCCACACCGCGTAGGCCGAGCCCACCGGGAGGGTGCGCAGCGCGATGCTCAGCAGGGTGAAGCTGACCGCGGCGCACACGATGAACGAGACGGTCCACCAGAGCCGGCTGAACCCCTCGGAGTTCTTCAGCGAGACCGCGAACGCGGTCTCGAAGAGTCCGGCGACGATGACGAGTGCCCAGGCCACGGGGAGCCCCCTCGGTGCGAGCCGCGGGCTGGTCCGGCGGCTTTCTGGCACGACCGTACCAAAAAGTCAGGAGGTGGGCGGCTTGGGCACCTCGGCCCAGACCTGCTTGTCCTCGGGAGTGACGTCCACCCCGTGGGTGAGCGAGAGGTCCGCGACCAGGTAGAGGCCGTGGCCGCCCTCGGCGGCGGGGCGGTCGACGGCCGGTTCCGGCAGGCGCTCGACGGCGGCGTCGGCGGCCACCACCACCCACGAGTCGGCCCGGTCGAACACCTCCAGCCGCGCCGGGGGGCGCCCGTGCCGCAACGCGTTGGAGGCCAGCTCGTCGATCACCAGCACGACCTGCTCCACGGTGTCCTCGACGACGTCGGGGTCCTCCGGCCCGGCCGCCCCGGTGGGCAGGGCGGTGTCCAGCAGCAGCTGTCGGGCCGCGCGACGGACGGCGGCCAGGCCCCGCAGGTCGGTCAACGCCCACTGCTGCGCCGGGGCCGGGACCGGCGGGGTCGCCGCGGGCAGCCAGAGGTCGTCCCGGTCGCGCGTCAGCACGGGTGCGGGGTCCAGCTGCAGGGCCAGCAGGGCGATGTCGTCCTCGGCCTCCTGGGCCACCAGGTCGAGGAGGTGGTCGCAGAGGTCGCCCCCGCGCACCCCGGCTGCGGTCGCGGCGCCGACGGTCGCGACGAGCCACGCCGTCCCGTCGTCGAGGTCGGTGCCCCGGCGCTCGACGAGGCCGTCGGTGTACAGCAGCAGCGTCTCCCCGGGCGCCAGCTCGGCGCGGTGGTCCGACCGCCGGGCAGCGGGGTCCACGCCGAGCATCAGCTCGGGTCGGGTGTCCAGCAGCTCGACCCGCCCGTCGGCCCGGACCACGAGCGGGGCCGGGTGCCCGGCGTTGGTCCAGCGGACCACCCGGACCTCGCGCTCGTCGGGCTCCTCCAGGCAGGCCAGGACCAGCGTCGCGTAGACGCCCGTGCCCAGGTCGGCCAGGGCACGGTCGAGCTGGCCGACGACGGCGGCCGGGGGCTCGTCGACGGTGTAGGCGATCCCGCGCAGCAGGTTGCGGGCCTGGCCCATCAGCGCCGCGGCGTCCTGGTCGTGCCCGCTGACGTCGCCGACCACGACGTCGACCAGGCCGGCCGCGGTGGTGAAGCTGTCGAACCAGTCGCCGCCGATCTGGGCGAGCAGCCCGGCCGGGCGGTAGCGGGCGGCCACGGTGCACCCGGGGTGCTGGGTCGGTTCGGTGAGCAGGCTGCGCTGCAGCGCCTCCGACATCTCCACCGCCTGCACGGCCCGGGCCTGTTCGGCGTCCCGGGCCCGGATGCGCACCAGGGCCTGGGCGCACTGGGCGGCCAGCGCGGAGAACACGTCCTCGTCGGCGGGGGAGAAGGACCGCGGGTGGTCCCAGCCGAAGGTGAGCGCGCCGAGGGTCTCCCCGCCGGCGAGCAGGGGGTAACCCACCACGGCGTGCAGGCCGGTGGCCTCGAACATCTCCGCCATGCCGGCGCCGCTCGCCCCGCCGACGGCCCGGTCGCCGAGCAGGACCGGACGGCGGCCGACGGTGACCGCGGCGGGGATGAGCTCGCTGTCCAGCGGGATCTCGGCGTACGCCGCGATCGCGTCGTCGGCGCCGGTGGTGATCGCCTGGGAGACCACCCGGCCCCGCAGCACCCCGATCGCCCCGGTGGTGGCGCCCACGGTCCGCAGGCCACGGTCGACCAGCACCCCGCGGAGCTCGGCCAGGTCGCGGGCCTGGGCCATCCCCAGCGCCGCCTCGGCCAGTGCGGCCCGCAGTGCGAGGGCGTCGCTCTCGGCCGCGCGGGCCCGGGACACCTCACCGGCCCGGGCGAGCATCCGCGCCTCGACCTCCTCGGCCCGGGCCCGCCAGGTCCCCTCGGTGGGCGTGGGCAGCGCCGCCTGCTGGCCCAGCACGTAGTCGGTGACCTCGGTGAGCACCTGCACCACGAGGACGACCTCGTCGTCGGCGACCACCGGGACGGCCAGGTGCGACCAGTAGCGCTCGCGCGGGATACCGGTGTCCCGGTCGGCGATGTCGTAGCGGGCCACCGGCATCGGGTCCGGCCGCCGGGACGCCGCGGCGCGCTGGAAGGACTGCACGATGAACGGGGTGCCGTCGACGTCCAGGCTGCCCGGGTCGGGCGGGAACAGCGAGACGATGTCCCGGCCGACCACGTCCGCGCGGGTCATGCCGAACATCCCCAGGTACGCGTCGTTGGCGTCGACGACCACCATGTCCGGGTCGACGGCCACGTGCGGGGTGGGGAGTGCGGCGAACAGCTGCGCGTACAGGTCCCGCGCCACCGCCCACCTCCTGCTCGTCCACCCGTGTCGCTGGAGATGATGACCCACCCGGGGCGGCCGGGGGTCAGCCGGGGAGGTCCTCCCGGACCACCGGGCAGCTCATGCACCGCGGTCCGCCGCGGCCGCTGCCCAGCTCGGACCCGGCGATCGGCACGACCTCGATCCCGGCGGCCTCCAGTGCGGCGTTGGTGACGGTGTTCCGCTCGTAGGCCACGGCCAGCCGGGGGGCCAGGGCGAGGGTGTTGTTGCCGTCGTCCCACTGCTCGCGCTCGGCGGTGACCGGGTCCAGGCCGGTGTCGATGACCCGCAGCCGGTCGATGCCCATCGCGGCGGCAGCGGCGACCAGCAGCGGCTGCGGGCCGGTCACCCGCAGCTCGGTGGTGTCGGCGTCGTCCGGGGGCTGCTCCCCGGCCGTGACGGTCCAGGCGACCAGGTGGTCGGCGAGGTTGGGGTACATGACGACGGCGTCGACGTCGACCATCGTGCAGATGGTGTCCAGGTGCATCGTGGCCCGCTCCTGCGGCACCGGGACGACGAGGACGGTGTGCGCCAGGCCGCGGGCGAAGGCCCGCCGGGCCACCCGCTCGGCCCCGCCGGCGGTGGTGCGCTCACCGACGCCGACGGCCAGCACGCCCGGGGCCAGGGCGAGCACGTCGCCGCCCTCGAGGTGCTCCAGCTCGGGGCCGTAGAGCTGCTCG
This sequence is a window from Geodermatophilaceae bacterium NBWT11. Protein-coding genes within it:
- a CDS encoding L-ribulose-5-phosphate 4-epimerase, with the protein product MSADTRNTVKTAASGESGTFRAQREDLARLHQLLVSNGLVTWTSGNVSERVPGEDLFLIKGSGVGYDELTWEGITVCDLDGRAVDGVKGPSSDTDAHAYVYRHMAEVAGQVHTHSPYATAWAARAEPIPCVLTAMADEFGGPIPVGPFALIGDDSIGQGIVATLQGHRSPAVLMQNHGVFTIGGSAKAAVKAAVMTEDVARTVHFSKQLGEPLPISDADVTALWQRYQNAYGQK
- the araA gene encoding L-arabinose isomerase, whose amino-acid sequence is MTTPQIWFLTGSQDLYGPETLQQVAEQSQRVAATLDGAAAVPVEVVWKPVLKDSSAIRAAMGAANEDAACIGVVTWMHTFSPAKMWIAGLDALRKPLLHLHTQADAALPWATIDMDFMNLNQAAHGDREFGFALTRLKVPRTTVSGHASNPAVQARVGGWARAALGVAEARTLKLARFGDNMRNVAVTEGDKVEAELRVGVSVNTYGVNDLVDVVAQVTDAQIDALVAEYLDSYVVAEDLRPGGDRHDSVREAARIEAGLRAFLVDGGFRAFTSNFEDLGALRQLPGLAVQRLMADGYGFGGEGDWKTSALLRILKVVGGDRPGGTSFMEDYTYDLSAETPKILGAHMLEVCPSIAGEKPKLEVHPLSIGGREDPARLVFTAASAPGVVVGWADLGDRFRWVANEIDVVQPTEALPKLPVAHAVWEPKPDFATSTEGWLTAGAPHHTVLSTQVTTDELTVLAEAFSTELVVIDEATTRRGLAQELRWSAAYHRLANGV
- a CDS encoding DUF4383 domain-containing protein, with protein sequence MDSTNAPQRPAVDPQRPDQSGATVWGTEDDLDTPTARKVKVVHRIGALVVAAVLAVFGLLGLLGGLEYFSTDGDTVVGLSSNGLLSTISLLTAAVLVASALRGGRQSGVVMIGFGVAFLLSAFWHLFVLNTSLNVLAFSMANVIFSIVTGIVLLTLGLYGRVSGNLPADNPYHLQTAGNRETDADEEPELPPSTPAERRAEREIREAEVAVAERRATPEQTRRVEAMSRVRTKVERRRIWMEHTGR
- a CDS encoding TetR family transcriptional regulator; amino-acid sequence: MGATPKGELRRTAIVRAAADLVAAGGPDAVSHRTAAAAAGVPLAATTYYFRDLADLLAAALETLGTRELDEVAALVEALPRRRRPTAATAGLVADVVVGPGRRTDADLLAYYERFLATGRHPAVRPVLAATRRRLDALVQEVLDRSGRGGPPPARLVAVFDGTVLSALVEGPGRAREEAEAAVAELLADTGVPHSLPPPA
- a CDS encoding multidrug efflux SMR transporter, which encodes MAWALVIVAGLFETAFAVSLKNSEGFSRLWWTVSFIVCAAVSFTLLSIALRTLPVGSAYAVWTGIGAAGTAIVGMALLGDPVGTLRILSIVLIVSGVIGLNLAPSSAH
- a CDS encoding SpoIIE family protein phosphatase, which translates into the protein MGHHLQRHGWTSRRWAVARDLYAQLFAALPTPHVAVDPDMVVVDANDAYLGMFGMTRADVVGRDIVSLFPPDPGSLDVDGTPFIVQSFQRAAASRRPDPMPVARYDIADRDTGIPRERYWSHLAVPVVADDEVVLVVQVLTEVTDYVLGQQAALPTPTEGTWRARAEEVEARMLARAGEVSRARAAESDALALRAALAEAALGMAQARDLAELRGVLVDRGLRTVGATTGAIGVLRGRVVSQAITTGADDAIAAYAEIPLDSELIPAAVTVGRRPVLLGDRAVGGASGAGMAEMFEATGLHAVVGYPLLAGGETLGALTFGWDHPRSFSPADEDVFSALAAQCAQALVRIRARDAEQARAVQAVEMSEALQRSLLTEPTQHPGCTVAARYRPAGLLAQIGGDWFDSFTTAAGLVDVVVGDVSGHDQDAAALMGQARNLLRGIAYTVDEPPAAVVGQLDRALADLGTGVYATLVLACLEEPDEREVRVVRWTNAGHPAPLVVRADGRVELLDTRPELMLGVDPAARRSDHRAELAPGETLLLYTDGLVERRGTDLDDGTAWLVATVGAATAAGVRGGDLCDHLLDLVAQEAEDDIALLALQLDPAPVLTRDRDDLWLPAATPPVPAPAQQWALTDLRGLAAVRRAARQLLLDTALPTGAAGPEDPDVVEDTVEQVVLVIDELASNALRHGRPPARLEVFDRADSWVVVAADAAVERLPEPAVDRPAAEGGHGLYLVADLSLTHGVDVTPEDKQVWAEVPKPPTS
- a CDS encoding arginine deiminase, with translation MTAAPVTADATSAPLPPRVTSEVGRLRTVMLHRPGAELRRLTPRNNDQLLFDGVPWVARAQEEHDAFAEALRGRGVEVLHLDRLLADVMEVPAARDELIAAAVDDPRLGATLRHATTSHLSGLGAADLASVLIAGLAHDELRGGRGLAYELMTRGDFVVPPLPNLLFTRDSSVWVGDQVAVTSLTMPARLRESTITRAVYSHHPRFAGTEQLYGPELEHLEGGDVLALAPGVLAVGVGERTTAGGAERVARRAFARGLAHTVLVVPVPQERATMHLDTICTMVDVDAVVMYPNLADHLVAWTVTAGEQPPDDADTTELRVTGPQPLLVAAAAAMGIDRLRVIDTGLDPVTAEREQWDDGNNTLALAPRLAVAYERNTVTNAALEAAGIEVVPIAGSELGSGRGGPRCMSCPVVREDLPG